In Pseudomonas bubulae, the following proteins share a genomic window:
- a CDS encoding zincin-like metallopeptidase domain-containing protein, which translates to MTLSVDDAKALVIEFCATYPVASTISYKLRATQEELYGPQATREAVGGILGSFRPGSRQADFATSNFRNEDEFKETLRHEVLGHFGINTFNPAEKRAVLDGIIEARNEPGMSELWAEVAQLYPEANDSLKAEEVFAFACEAIEPQTRGNVIEGTRSFRETCIERSRPMQIRDLINVTTMVAEGMRDRSRSQQNFPESDHAQFKREQTMDAKKPFHEVVAEKLIEQLKQGTAPWQMPWKAGDGGGMMPFNPTTGKRYKGINAIHLLSQGRDDQRWLTFNQAKAAGAQVRKGEKSTSIQYWKFEEEQTKRDENNKPVLDGKGDPVKVRVRLERPKMFMANVFNAEQIDGLPLYQKPAQTWNALERAETILQASGADIRHGGDRAYYRPSTDNIQLPDKAQFPSADNYYATALHELGHWTGHGSRLDRDLSHPFGSEGYAKEELRAEIASMILGDELGIGHDPGQHASYVQSWIKALQNDPLEIFRAASDAEKIQSFVLGLEQQQIQTQGQTQQPQRLQDEPDEQGASMQIPAQPERPNIQAEDWALRAIERADLDQVARRMTDDQLQVFDQVLTAMHPLANDNAFWAQHEEAMEAMFNDVDTVAEQIQRAQEIVVDEQRRRVDVAKRDQVQESVNVAPEPMPLNPNEQMVATALRNVRSEPKPELKASFGRLLGVTSGQALGYELPGDWSGETQVVGIATDPDKEGVHMVEGDEAPEFYGLYARDQEGKAVWLADYGTQEEAQDQADRLAAINSHAQVEASAIDRPVLVAKESEAVIEQAAQSHQAPVTDKTYLHVPFKEKEQVRELGAKWDRQEKSWYIPADLDKEAFAHWLNPAPKVEAAETAQERTEAPQVASTPKSAREYLAVPYGERSAAKAAGAAWDKAAKSWYIGPDGDTAALARWKPENISNEQSPALDVREEFIGAMEAVGLIPGGKDNHPIMDGKKHRVPVVGGRTGATDGFYVAHLDGHPAGVLINNKTGVDMKWKSKGYSLTDEQKATLQAEAATKLQAREAALLKTHEAVAAKVTRSMENLVPVVELTPYMSAKGIQPLSGVLTDKAGKETVIPAIDENGKQWTAQYIQKDGTKRFAKDGRKEGCFHPLGGLDALAAAPVIVIAEGYATASTLASSLGHATVAAFDSGNLPAVAKALHAKFPDKPIVIAGDDDRHQVMTHGTNAGRTKAVEAAKAVGGKAIFPTFAPGEVVYPDTLPAITPQAYRKHTQAAGELKALISQDGPSVGDPAQSKRAATLKAEMLSDAQLAALDKMKRLTDFNDLATKSSLEREGLERQVNNAVAKVIEQHQVKVQQPIQERVQGIEDKQQTRRVINR; encoded by the coding sequence ATGACGTTATCCGTCGATGATGCCAAGGCGTTAGTAATTGAGTTCTGCGCTACCTACCCGGTAGCGTCCACAATTAGCTACAAGCTCAGAGCAACCCAGGAGGAACTTTATGGACCGCAAGCCACAAGAGAAGCCGTTGGAGGAATCCTCGGTTCATTTCGTCCCGGAAGCCGACAAGCAGACTTCGCCACTTCCAATTTTCGTAACGAAGACGAGTTTAAAGAAACTCTTAGGCACGAAGTCCTTGGACACTTTGGGATCAACACCTTCAACCCCGCCGAAAAACGAGCAGTCCTAGACGGGATTATTGAGGCCCGCAATGAACCTGGAATGTCCGAACTTTGGGCCGAAGTAGCTCAGCTCTATCCAGAGGCCAACGACTCGCTTAAAGCCGAGGAAGTGTTTGCCTTTGCGTGTGAAGCCATCGAGCCGCAGACGCGCGGCAATGTCATCGAGGGCACCCGATCTTTTCGCGAAACCTGCATCGAGCGCTCGCGCCCGATGCAGATCCGCGACCTAATCAACGTCACCACGATGGTTGCCGAAGGGATGCGCGACCGCAGCCGGTCGCAACAAAATTTCCCTGAATCAGATCATGCCCAGTTCAAGCGGGAACAGACCATGGACGCTAAAAAACCTTTCCACGAAGTCGTGGCCGAAAAGCTGATCGAGCAGCTAAAGCAAGGCACGGCCCCTTGGCAGATGCCCTGGAAGGCCGGAGACGGCGGCGGCATGATGCCCTTCAACCCTACTACCGGAAAACGGTACAAGGGTATCAACGCCATTCATTTGCTTTCTCAGGGCCGCGACGATCAGCGCTGGTTGACGTTCAACCAGGCCAAAGCAGCCGGCGCCCAGGTACGCAAGGGCGAAAAAAGCACATCCATCCAGTATTGGAAGTTTGAAGAAGAACAAACCAAGCGCGACGAGAACAACAAACCAGTGCTGGACGGTAAGGGCGATCCGGTCAAGGTTCGCGTGCGCCTGGAGCGGCCGAAAATGTTCATGGCGAACGTCTTCAACGCAGAGCAGATCGACGGCTTGCCTCTTTATCAAAAACCAGCCCAGACGTGGAATGCCCTGGAGCGTGCAGAGACGATCCTGCAAGCCTCCGGGGCTGATATTCGGCACGGTGGCGATAGGGCGTATTACAGGCCATCTACTGACAACATTCAGTTGCCAGACAAGGCCCAATTCCCCAGCGCCGATAACTACTACGCAACGGCGCTTCATGAGCTGGGCCACTGGACGGGCCACGGCTCGCGCCTTGATCGGGACTTGTCACATCCGTTCGGGTCGGAAGGGTACGCCAAAGAAGAATTGCGCGCTGAAATCGCAAGCATGATCCTCGGTGACGAGCTGGGCATTGGGCATGACCCAGGCCAGCACGCATCCTATGTTCAGTCCTGGATTAAGGCTCTGCAGAACGACCCGCTGGAGATTTTCCGCGCAGCCTCTGACGCAGAAAAAATCCAGAGCTTTGTTCTCGGCCTGGAGCAGCAGCAGATCCAGACGCAGGGCCAAACGCAACAACCTCAAAGGCTCCAGGATGAGCCGGACGAGCAGGGGGCCAGTATGCAGATCCCAGCACAGCCAGAGCGCCCGAACATTCAAGCTGAGGATTGGGCTTTGCGTGCCATCGAGCGCGCAGACCTTGACCAAGTAGCACGGCGAATGACTGACGATCAGTTGCAAGTCTTTGACCAGGTGCTGACCGCCATGCACCCGCTGGCCAACGACAATGCTTTTTGGGCGCAGCACGAAGAAGCGATGGAGGCGATGTTTAATGACGTGGACACCGTTGCCGAGCAAATCCAGCGTGCGCAAGAAATCGTTGTCGATGAACAGCGCCGCCGTGTTGATGTAGCGAAGCGTGACCAGGTGCAGGAAAGCGTTAATGTTGCGCCTGAGCCAATGCCGCTAAACCCTAACGAGCAGATGGTTGCGACCGCACTGCGCAATGTACGCAGCGAGCCGAAGCCTGAATTAAAGGCAAGTTTTGGACGCCTGCTTGGCGTCACCAGTGGGCAGGCGTTGGGCTACGAATTGCCGGGTGATTGGTCGGGTGAAACTCAGGTCGTGGGTATTGCTACAGATCCTGACAAGGAAGGCGTTCACATGGTTGAAGGCGATGAGGCGCCGGAGTTTTACGGTCTGTATGCCCGCGACCAGGAAGGCAAGGCCGTTTGGTTGGCTGATTACGGAACCCAGGAAGAAGCACAAGATCAGGCCGACCGACTGGCGGCGATCAATAGCCATGCCCAGGTTGAGGCGAGTGCCATCGACAGACCGGTTTTGGTGGCTAAAGAAAGCGAGGCCGTAATAGAACAGGCCGCGCAGAGCCACCAGGCACCGGTCACGGATAAAACCTACCTTCATGTTCCATTCAAGGAGAAGGAGCAGGTTAGGGAACTGGGAGCCAAATGGGATCGGCAGGAAAAGTCCTGGTACATCCCGGCCGACCTCGACAAAGAGGCGTTCGCTCATTGGCTGAATCCGGCCCCGAAGGTGGAAGCCGCGGAAACCGCGCAAGAGCGTACAGAGGCCCCGCAAGTGGCATCCACGCCTAAATCCGCACGCGAGTACCTGGCGGTTCCCTACGGCGAAAGATCGGCTGCCAAAGCCGCTGGAGCCGCTTGGGATAAGGCTGCGAAGTCCTGGTACATCGGACCAGATGGAGATACAGCCGCCCTGGCCCGTTGGAAGCCTGAAAATATCAGCAACGAACAGTCGCCGGCACTGGATGTTCGTGAAGAGTTCATTGGCGCTATGGAGGCCGTGGGCCTGATTCCAGGAGGGAAAGATAACCATCCCATCATGGATGGAAAAAAACACCGTGTTCCTGTCGTTGGTGGCAGAACAGGCGCAACAGACGGCTTCTATGTTGCTCATTTAGACGGTCATCCCGCAGGCGTTTTGATAAACAACAAAACCGGCGTCGATATGAAGTGGAAAAGCAAAGGCTATTCCCTTACCGACGAGCAAAAAGCAACCTTGCAGGCCGAGGCTGCAACCAAGCTACAGGCCCGGGAAGCCGCGTTGCTCAAAACGCATGAAGCCGTGGCAGCGAAAGTAACTCGCAGCATGGAAAACCTAGTGCCCGTGGTCGAGCTGACCCCGTATATGAGTGCAAAAGGAATCCAGCCCTTGTCTGGCGTCCTAACCGACAAAGCCGGCAAAGAAACAGTGATTCCGGCCATAGACGAAAACGGCAAGCAGTGGACAGCCCAATACATCCAGAAAGACGGCACCAAGCGCTTTGCCAAGGATGGTCGGAAGGAGGGATGTTTTCACCCGTTGGGTGGCCTTGATGCTCTTGCAGCGGCACCGGTTATCGTCATTGCCGAAGGCTATGCCACAGCAAGCACACTGGCATCCAGTCTTGGCCATGCAACCGTGGCCGCTTTCGACTCCGGCAATCTGCCGGCCGTGGCGAAAGCATTGCACGCGAAATTCCCTGATAAGCCGATCGTCATCGCCGGCGACGACGATCGGCACCAGGTCATGACCCACGGTACTAATGCTGGCCGAACGAAAGCAGTTGAAGCAGCCAAGGCAGTAGGAGGGAAAGCCATATTCCCTACCTTCGCACCTGGAGAGGTTGTTTACCCCGACACGCTGCCGGCAATCACCCCCCAGGCTTATCGCAAGCACACGCAAGCGGCTGGAGAACTCAAGGCGTTGATTAGCCAAGATGGCCCTTCGGTCGGCGATCCTGCGCAATCTAAGCGAGCAGCGACGTTGAAGGCAGAAATGCTCAGCGATGCGCAGCTTGCAGCCCTGGACAAAATGAAACGGCTTACTGACTTCAACGACCTTGCAACAAAAAGCTCACTCGAGCGCGAGGGGTTGGAACGCCAAGTGAACAACGCCGTTGCCAAGGTCATCGAGCAGCACCAGGTCAAGGTACAGCAGCCCATCCAGGAGCGCGTCCAAGGCATCGAGGACAAGCAGCAAACCCGTCGCGTCATTAACCGCTAG
- a CDS encoding DNA topoisomerase 3, with product MRLFIAEKPSVAKAIAAELGQTGKGRGYIECGSDIVTWFFGHMLEQADPDTYTAADAPRAENGKKIWRIEDLPIIPEEWQYNPRDDAQEQLDIVAKLYAKADQIVHAGDPDREGQLLVDQPVRLLFGNNKPVMRYWCSALDSVSVRRGLDSLKDNKAYAGFADAAEARGRADWLIGMNLSRAFTLRAIRGGSRALLTVGRVQTPTLNLVVMRDRLIEGFKAIPFHGIRAAFKHEGGQFLADWRPHEDQEGLDEEGRLTNTAVADALVKSLSGQTGKITSYKQEPKTKAQPKSLSLTDVTVLASKHFGYSAATVLATCQSLYETHKLTSYPRTDCAYLPESQFADAPAILEALKGVVPELESLIDGANPKIKSKTWNDTKITAHHGIIPTVQAGDASKLCSEERAIHNLIVRYYLAQFYPVHEYLNTAVELDVSGEQFFAHGNVVTKNGWKDAFGVDASNDSEEGEGDGEDAGSQSLPSMKTGDQTACLKAMRRDSKTKPPARFTEGSLTQAMENIHKYVDDKEHKKMLRDGDGIGTSATRASIIEELKRRNFLADKGKALVSTELGRSMIDALPEVVKSPVLTAMYERMLLAIEQGGGDMQAFMDKQETLIRDQVAKANQGAVKIAGAKQAPKVSTIYKCSQCQKGLIRRDGKKPNTHFWACSGYPTCTASYPDFKGKPNLAKANIAKPAVAKGA from the coding sequence ATGCGTCTATTCATCGCAGAGAAACCATCCGTAGCAAAAGCAATCGCCGCCGAGCTGGGCCAAACCGGAAAGGGCAGGGGCTACATCGAGTGCGGTTCTGACATAGTGACCTGGTTTTTCGGGCACATGCTGGAGCAGGCCGACCCTGATACTTACACTGCCGCAGACGCACCGCGCGCGGAGAACGGGAAAAAAATCTGGCGTATCGAAGATCTGCCAATTATCCCGGAAGAATGGCAATACAACCCGCGCGACGACGCCCAGGAGCAATTGGACATTGTTGCCAAGCTCTACGCGAAAGCCGATCAAATTGTTCATGCCGGCGACCCGGACAGGGAAGGGCAACTGCTTGTCGATCAGCCGGTAAGACTGCTGTTCGGCAACAACAAACCAGTAATGCGTTACTGGTGCAGTGCGCTTGATTCAGTGTCCGTGCGCCGGGGTCTGGACTCCCTCAAAGACAACAAGGCATATGCGGGCTTCGCAGATGCAGCGGAAGCGCGCGGGCGCGCTGACTGGCTGATTGGGATGAACCTTAGTCGTGCATTCACGCTGCGCGCGATCCGAGGCGGCTCGCGGGCACTGCTGACAGTCGGTCGAGTACAAACACCGACCTTGAATTTGGTTGTTATGCGTGACCGTCTGATTGAAGGCTTCAAGGCGATTCCGTTTCACGGAATCCGTGCAGCCTTCAAGCACGAAGGCGGTCAGTTTCTGGCCGACTGGAGGCCGCACGAAGATCAGGAAGGTTTGGACGAAGAAGGTCGCTTGACCAATACCGCCGTGGCAGATGCCCTGGTCAAATCGTTGTCCGGACAGACCGGCAAAATCACAAGCTACAAGCAAGAGCCGAAGACGAAAGCACAGCCAAAATCACTGTCGCTTACAGACGTTACCGTTCTGGCGTCCAAACACTTTGGCTACAGCGCCGCTACAGTTTTGGCCACCTGCCAATCGCTGTATGAAACTCACAAGCTCACGTCCTACCCGCGTACTGATTGCGCCTATTTGCCCGAGTCGCAATTTGCTGATGCGCCGGCCATCCTGGAAGCGCTCAAAGGTGTAGTGCCAGAGCTGGAAAGTCTGATTGACGGGGCCAACCCAAAAATCAAATCCAAGACCTGGAACGACACAAAAATCACTGCGCACCACGGCATCATTCCAACCGTTCAGGCAGGTGATGCGTCGAAGCTCTGCAGTGAAGAACGAGCCATTCACAACCTCATCGTTCGTTACTACCTGGCTCAGTTTTACCCCGTCCATGAGTATCTGAATACCGCTGTCGAGCTGGATGTTTCCGGCGAACAGTTTTTTGCTCACGGTAACGTGGTAACAAAAAATGGCTGGAAAGACGCTTTCGGCGTTGACGCTTCCAACGACTCCGAGGAAGGCGAAGGCGATGGCGAAGACGCAGGGTCGCAAAGCCTGCCGAGTATGAAAACTGGCGATCAGACCGCTTGCCTCAAAGCTATGCGCCGCGACTCCAAGACCAAGCCACCGGCCCGATTCACCGAAGGCTCTTTGACCCAGGCGATGGAGAACATCCACAAGTACGTGGACGACAAAGAGCATAAGAAAATGCTCCGCGACGGTGACGGAATCGGCACCTCAGCTACTCGCGCTTCAATCATCGAAGAATTGAAACGCCGCAACTTCCTGGCCGACAAGGGCAAGGCCCTGGTCAGTACCGAGCTGGGCCGCAGCATGATCGACGCTTTGCCAGAAGTCGTGAAAAGCCCAGTGCTGACCGCGATGTATGAGCGCATGTTGCTCGCCATCGAGCAGGGCGGCGGTGATATGCAGGCATTCATGGATAAGCAAGAAACGCTTATCCGCGACCAGGTAGCTAAAGCCAACCAGGGTGCAGTAAAAATCGCCGGAGCCAAGCAGGCGCCGAAAGTCTCCACCATTTACAAATGCAGCCAATGCCAGAAGGGCCTGATTCGCCGCGATGGCAAGAAGCCCAATACTCATTTTTGGGCGTGCAGCGGGTACCCAACTTGCACCGCTAGCTATCCCGATTTCAAAGGCAAACCGAATCTGGCCAAGGCAAACATCGCCAAGCCCGCCGTTGCGAAAGGAGCATGA
- the traF gene encoding conjugative transfer signal peptidase TraF — translation MTMRKGLRIVAGITLAASIGVGVVAGGIYAAGGRFNTSKSLELGLYWITDAPITKGAYVMFCPPERKVFVDAKERGYIDAGFCPGNFGHLMKKILAAKGDTIAVTPQGVTVNGEVLPYSKPVAEDGVGRPLPQLSSERYTLGASELLLMSDSSPTSFDGRYFGPITRSQVTSVIRPVLTWKGE, via the coding sequence ATGACTATGCGCAAGGGCCTTCGGATCGTCGCAGGTATCACCCTCGCTGCAAGTATTGGCGTGGGGGTAGTCGCAGGCGGCATCTACGCAGCAGGTGGTCGATTCAATACGAGTAAGAGCCTAGAGCTTGGCTTGTACTGGATTACTGACGCGCCAATCACTAAAGGCGCTTATGTGATGTTCTGCCCGCCAGAGCGGAAAGTCTTTGTGGACGCCAAAGAGCGGGGATACATCGACGCCGGTTTTTGCCCTGGAAACTTCGGCCACCTGATGAAGAAAATTTTAGCTGCTAAAGGCGACACCATCGCCGTGACACCGCAGGGCGTGACGGTCAACGGTGAAGTCCTTCCCTACAGCAAACCTGTAGCCGAAGACGGTGTAGGCCGTCCACTGCCACAGCTTTCCTCGGAGCGTTACACGCTGGGCGCCTCAGAGCTTTTGCTTATGTCAGATAGCAGCCCTACATCCTTCGATGGCCGTTATTTCGGCCCGATTACTCGCAGCCAGGTCACGTCGGTGATTCGGCCTGTACTGACCTGGAAAGGAGAATGA
- a CDS encoding type IV secretory system conjugative DNA transfer family protein: MSKANNAVGPQTRGKKPGKSKVVPALGLASFVAGSAAATQFFAWKFEYQAVLGANYNHLYAPWAIFDWWHKWNGIYPDALTAAGSVGTLVAAGGLIVTAAAKVIASNSSKANEHLHGSARWANKKDIEDASLLGNDGRDGGVYVGAWRDKSGKLQYLRHNGPEHVLCYAPTRSGKGVGLVVPTLLSWPHSCVVTDLKGELWAMTAGWRKEHAGNKVIRFEPASLTGCAYWNPLDEIRLETEYEVGDVQNLATLIVDPDGKGLESHWQKTSQALLVGMILHVLYKAKHEGTPATLPYVDTMLADPNRDVGELWMEMTQYSHVNGENHPVIGSAGRDMMDRPEEEAGSVLSTAKSYLALYRDPVVARNVSKSQWRIKDLMNHDSPVSLYIVTQPNDKARLRPLVRVQVNMIVRLLADKMEFERVKAEMPAWLRFLDRLGFKQQALSYVRSKKNYKHRLLGMIDELPSLGKLEILQESLAFVAGYGIKFYLICQDINQLKSRETGYGPDETITSNCHVQNAYPPNRIETAQHLSKLTGVTTVVKEQITTSGKRAGVFMGQVSRTMQEVQRPLLTDDECLRMPGPKKDSEGQITQAGDMVVYVAGFPAIYGEQPLYFQDPTFTARAAVEEPKDTDRLRLQNEPTAKEAIAI; encoded by the coding sequence ATGAGTAAAGCCAATAATGCGGTTGGGCCGCAAACCAGAGGCAAGAAGCCAGGGAAAAGTAAGGTTGTACCCGCCCTTGGCCTTGCAAGTTTTGTCGCCGGATCGGCGGCCGCTACCCAATTTTTTGCATGGAAATTTGAGTACCAAGCTGTTCTTGGTGCGAACTACAACCACCTGTATGCGCCTTGGGCGATTTTTGATTGGTGGCACAAGTGGAACGGCATCTATCCCGATGCGCTGACCGCAGCCGGCAGTGTCGGCACGCTGGTCGCGGCCGGGGGGTTGATCGTCACCGCAGCCGCAAAGGTGATCGCCTCAAACTCATCCAAAGCTAACGAACACCTACACGGTTCGGCTCGCTGGGCTAACAAAAAGGACATTGAGGACGCTAGTTTATTGGGCAACGATGGCCGCGATGGCGGCGTCTATGTTGGAGCCTGGCGTGACAAGTCCGGCAAGCTCCAGTACCTGCGTCACAACGGGCCTGAACACGTCCTATGCTATGCCCCGACTCGTTCGGGTAAAGGTGTCGGCCTGGTTGTTCCGACACTCCTTTCATGGCCCCACAGTTGCGTTGTCACTGACCTAAAAGGCGAGCTATGGGCCATGACGGCCGGCTGGCGAAAGGAACACGCCGGTAACAAGGTTATTCGCTTTGAGCCGGCCAGCCTGACAGGTTGCGCATACTGGAACCCGCTTGATGAAATTCGCCTTGAAACCGAGTACGAGGTTGGCGACGTTCAAAACCTGGCGACCCTGATTGTCGACCCAGACGGCAAGGGCCTTGAATCCCACTGGCAGAAAACGTCGCAAGCCCTCCTGGTCGGCATGATTCTGCACGTTCTGTACAAGGCAAAGCACGAAGGCACTCCGGCTACGCTTCCTTACGTCGATACCATGCTTGCCGATCCCAACAGGGACGTTGGCGAGCTATGGATGGAAATGACGCAGTACAGTCACGTCAATGGCGAGAATCATCCGGTCATTGGATCGGCTGGACGCGACATGATGGATAGGCCGGAAGAAGAAGCCGGCTCAGTTCTGTCTACCGCGAAATCGTATCTGGCCCTTTATCGTGATCCAGTTGTAGCGCGTAACGTCAGCAAGTCGCAGTGGCGCATCAAAGACCTGATGAACCATGACAGCCCGGTAAGCCTGTACATCGTTACCCAACCAAACGACAAGGCTCGGTTGCGGCCACTGGTGCGCGTCCAGGTCAACATGATTGTTCGCTTGCTCGCAGACAAAATGGAGTTTGAGCGCGTCAAGGCAGAAATGCCGGCCTGGCTTCGCTTCCTAGATCGACTCGGGTTCAAACAGCAGGCCCTTTCCTACGTTCGTTCCAAGAAGAATTACAAACATCGCCTGCTTGGCATGATTGACGAACTCCCAAGCCTCGGGAAGCTGGAAATCCTGCAAGAGTCGCTGGCATTCGTTGCTGGCTACGGGATCAAGTTCTATCTGATTTGCCAGGATATTAATCAGCTCAAGAGCCGCGAAACAGGCTACGGCCCTGACGAAACGATTACCTCTAACTGCCACGTACAGAATGCCTATCCACCTAACCGGATCGAAACCGCACAGCACCTTTCCAAGTTGACCGGCGTTACTACGGTCGTGAAGGAGCAAATCACTACCAGCGGCAAGCGCGCTGGTGTGTTCATGGGACAAGTATCCAGGACGATGCAAGAAGTCCAGCGGCCATTGCTGACCGATGATGAATGCTTGCGCATGCCTGGCCCTAAAAAAGACTCGGAAGGCCAGATTACCCAGGCGGGGGATATGGTCGTTTACGTCGCAGGCTTCCCGGCCATTTATGGCGAGCAGCCTCTGTACTTCCAAGACCCGACATTTACCGCACGCGCGGCCGTCGAGGAACCAAAGGACACCGACAGGCTGCGCCTGCAAAACGAACCAACGGCTAAGGAGGCCATTGCCATATGA
- the traI gene encoding TraI/MobA(P) family conjugative relaxase: MIARHVPMKEAKLSSFAGLAKYITNSQEKQERVGEVRLTNFQSESLDWAITEALHVQQRNQRAEGDKTYHLLISFAPGEQPSADVLRDVENRICAAIGFGGHQRVSAVHHDTDNLHIHVAINKIHPERHTIHEPYRAYQTMGDMAAILEREHGLQVTNHTGRKRGSENRADDMEQHAGIESLLGWIKRECADQLTQAHTWNDLHEVIRKNGLELQERGNGLVITDGRGVGVKASSVSRNLSKPNLEKRLGAFEGDAKKKATAKRGPGLHNRKAPPVVAVGGKPPPMRKGRLSTLSQLGAIEGEPGKRYEGRPIHSAGSAATTELYARYKAEQGIKVHARATAWGAAKNSKDKAVEAAKRTGRLKRAAIKMLSGPGVNKKLLYALVSKALHAEIQKANTQYLAERQSIHGEYSKRAWADWLQAKATEGDQQALKALRTRKTAKPRAGDTVAGSGPAKRLSPMPLKVDSVTKDGTVIHRFAGSAIRDDGEALQVARGSNRAGLEAVLRMAVHRYGQNIAVNGSDEFKEKIARVAATSKLNITFNDAALEARRQELVRLTSKESGNDRSSRPNRSADERRRSASSSDGGSRTKRGGRNARTGIRRGPGQTNKSGLGGVGPKPPALSGNGLRELSQLGVVRLPERSEVLLPRDVPHNVQHEGAEHAGGMRRGVSGAGRRVGKKPRGPGATNKPGVVPVGGKPPAMLRRRLQPMSKIRELPVDGPISVPGMPRPPMPKPVPEKTMPTQPKSAADKYIAERTSKLAKGFDIPNHRRYTQDDKGAALFAGTRQIEGETLALLKRDEEIIVLPVDAATARRIKRYSLGDAVTLNDKGAVTKKGRSR; the protein is encoded by the coding sequence GTGATCGCGCGTCATGTTCCGATGAAGGAAGCGAAGCTAAGCAGCTTTGCCGGCCTAGCCAAATACATCACCAATTCGCAAGAAAAGCAGGAGCGGGTTGGCGAGGTTCGTTTGACGAACTTCCAAAGCGAGTCCTTGGACTGGGCCATTACTGAGGCCCTGCATGTTCAACAAAGAAACCAGCGCGCGGAGGGTGATAAGACCTACCACCTGCTTATCTCGTTTGCGCCTGGTGAGCAGCCATCCGCAGATGTTTTGCGTGATGTGGAAAATCGCATATGTGCCGCCATTGGCTTTGGAGGGCATCAGCGCGTTAGCGCGGTTCACCATGACACTGACAACCTGCATATTCACGTCGCAATCAACAAGATTCACCCCGAGCGTCACACCATCCACGAGCCGTATCGTGCCTATCAGACTATGGGTGATATGGCGGCGATTCTTGAGCGTGAACATGGGTTGCAAGTCACGAATCACACTGGCCGAAAGCGTGGCAGTGAAAACCGTGCAGACGATATGGAGCAGCACGCCGGTATCGAAAGTTTGTTGGGCTGGATCAAGCGCGAATGCGCAGACCAACTGACTCAGGCCCATACCTGGAATGACTTGCATGAAGTCATACGCAAGAACGGTCTGGAGCTGCAAGAGCGCGGCAACGGTCTGGTAATCACAGATGGCCGCGGAGTAGGGGTAAAGGCCAGCTCCGTTTCCCGAAATCTGTCAAAGCCGAACCTTGAAAAGCGTCTAGGGGCATTTGAAGGGGACGCCAAAAAGAAGGCGACAGCAAAGCGCGGCCCGGGTTTGCATAATCGTAAAGCTCCCCCTGTTGTGGCGGTAGGTGGTAAGCCACCTCCCATGCGTAAAGGTCGGCTTAGCACTCTGTCACAACTGGGGGCAATCGAGGGCGAGCCAGGCAAGCGTTACGAAGGTCGGCCGATTCATAGTGCTGGGAGTGCGGCGACAACCGAGCTGTATGCCCGCTACAAGGCCGAACAGGGCATCAAGGTTCATGCTCGCGCCACAGCGTGGGGGGCCGCAAAGAATAGCAAAGACAAGGCTGTGGAGGCCGCCAAGCGCACGGGCCGACTCAAGCGCGCAGCGATAAAAATGCTCAGCGGCCCCGGCGTCAACAAAAAACTCCTATACGCCCTGGTCAGCAAAGCCCTTCATGCCGAGATCCAGAAAGCCAATACCCAGTACCTGGCCGAGCGGCAATCTATCCACGGCGAGTATTCAAAAAGAGCATGGGCTGACTGGCTCCAGGCAAAGGCCACGGAAGGCGATCAGCAGGCGCTGAAGGCACTTCGCACGCGCAAGACTGCCAAGCCCCGCGCTGGCGACACCGTTGCCGGTAGTGGCCCTGCAAAGCGCTTAAGCCCTATGCCTTTAAAGGTGGACAGCGTTACCAAAGACGGCACGGTAATTCACCGCTTTGCTGGCTCTGCCATTCGCGACGATGGCGAAGCGCTCCAAGTGGCGCGCGGCTCTAATCGCGCTGGGCTGGAGGCCGTATTGCGGATGGCTGTTCACCGTTACGGCCAGAACATCGCCGTCAACGGCAGTGACGAATTCAAAGAGAAGATTGCCCGTGTCGCGGCGACTTCAAAACTCAACATCACCTTCAATGACGCTGCGCTGGAAGCGCGGCGCCAAGAGCTGGTGCGTTTAACAAGTAAGGAGAGCGGCAATGACCGATCAAGTAGACCAAACCGAAGTGCCGATGAGCGAAGAAGATCAGCTAGCAGCAGTGATGGCGGATCTAGAACAAAGCGTGGCGGAAGAAACGCCAGAACCGGAATTCGACGAGGACCAGGACAAACAAATAAGTCCGGTCTTGGAGGGGTTGGACCCAAGCCGCCGGCCTTGTCCGGGAACGGTCTGCGAGAGCTGTCCCAACTCGGTGTGGTTCGCCTCCCCGAAAGAAGTGAAGTGTTATTGCCGCGTGATGTTCCTCATAACGTGCAGCACGAAGGAGCCGAACATGCTGGAGGCATGCGACGGGGTGTTTCTGGGGCAGGAAGAAGGGTAGGGAAAAAACCACGTGGCCCTGGTGCAACCAACAAGCCTGGCGTTGTCCCGGTCGGTGGCAAGCCACCGGCCATGTTGCGAAGACGGTTGCAGCCTATGTCCAAGATTCGCGAGCTGCCCGTAGATGGCCCTATCAGTGTTCCAGGAATGCCACGGCCACCGATGCCAAAGCCTGTGCCTGAGAAAACCATGCCGACTCAACCGAAGTCGGCAGCCGATAAATACATTGCTGAACGCACCTCAAAACTGGCTAAAGGATTCGATATACCGAATCATAGGCGTTATACTCAGGACGATAAAGGCGCCGCTTTGTTTGCCGGAACCCGGCAAATAGAAGGGGAAACCCTGGCTCTTTTGAAGCGCGACGAAGAAATCATTGTGTTGCCAGTCGATGCGGCCACCGCCCGCCGTATCAAGCGTTATTCGTTGGGTGATGCAGTCACCTTGAATGACAAGGGCGCAGTTACGAAAAAAGGAAGGAGCAGATGA